One part of the Rutidosis leptorrhynchoides isolate AG116_Rl617_1_P2 chromosome 1, CSIRO_AGI_Rlap_v1, whole genome shotgun sequence genome encodes these proteins:
- the LOC139883176 gene encoding uncharacterized protein: MEQFHEIQRILGQMSQHNLKMDESISVPCIIDKLPPSWQVFKNTLKHKKEEMSLTELGGHLRIEEAIRVEESGKGKGKEAASSSVNMIEDGNRENKKNNKRSNGKKRKFNGKNNDSNKKDKKACWKCGKYGHFKKECYSNKNTGGASTSGSGNGSKDHVSNQG; the protein is encoded by the exons ATGGAACAGTTCCATGAAATTCAAAGAATTTTGGGACAGATGTCACAACATAATTTGAAAATGGACGAATCTATCTCGGTGCCATGTATTATTGACAAACTGCCCCCTTCGTGGCAAGTTTTTAAAAACACTTTAAAACACAAAAAGGAAGAAATGTCTTTGACTGAATTGGGAGGCCACTTACGTATTGAGGAAGCAATACGGGTTGAAGAAAGTGGTAAGGGAAAGGGTAAAGAAGCGGCATCATCATCTGTCAATATGATAGAAGATGGTAACCGTGAGAACAAAAAGAACAACAAACGGTCCAATGGAAAGAAACGTAAGTTTAATGGAAAGAACAATGATTCCAACAAGAAGGATAAAAAGGCTTGTTGGAAGTGTGGAAAATACGGCCATTTCAAGAAAGAATGTTATTCTAATAAGAATACGGGTGGTGCAAGCACGTCTGGTTCGGGAAATGGGTCTAAGGACCACGTTTCTAACCAAG GATGA